TATTTGAAAACGGCGGAATGGTTGCTGATCAACTTGCCGCAACTGGGTCAAGTAGCAGGTATTTCTACCCAATTCTTAGCGGCTTCTGCTTTCTGAGAGCTTGTTTACGTTTCTTAGGGGTACGCTTTACATAACTCAACGAAGCGCCATGGCACCCGTCGCTACCGCTGCTTCAAAACCAGCGACCTCTACCCGTTCCGTCAGTGTTGACGTCGATTTGGTGCGTTCTTATCTCCGGGATATTGGACGGGTGCCATTGCTCACCCATGAGCAAGAAATCACCTTGGGCCGCCAGGTCCAGCAGCTGATGGAGATCGAAACTCTCGAAGCTGAGCTGGAAAGCAGAGATGGAGCCAAGCCCGCTCGCGATCAACTAGCCAAGGCTGCCGAGCTTTCCACGGTCCAGCTCAAGCGCAAGTTGCAGCAGGGTCATCGCGCTAAGGAGCGGATGGTGGCCGCCAATCTTCGCCTCGTTGTGAGCGTTGCTAAGAAATACACCAAGCGAAACATGGAGCTCCTGGATCTGATCCAGGAAGGAACGATTGGTTTGGTTCGTGGAGTCGAAAAGTTCGACCCCACCCGTGGTTACAAATTCTCTACTTACGCCTACTGGTGGATTCGTCAGGGCATTACTCGTGCCATTGCTGAGAAGAGCCGCACAATTCGCCTGCCAATTCACATCACCGAGATGCTGAATAAGCTGAAAAAAGGCCAGCGAGAGCTCAGCCAAGAGCTAGGTCGCACTCCTACCGTCACCGAATTAGCTCAATTCGTTGATTTGCCCGAAGACGAAGTGAAAGATCTGATGTGCCGTGCTCGCCAGCCAGTGAGCCTTGAGATGAAGGTGGGTGATGGAGACGACACTGAATTGTTGGAGCTTCTTTCCGGAGATAATGAGCTTCCCAGTGATCAAGTCGAAGAAGATTGCCTGAAGGGTGATTTGCGCAGCTTGTTGGGCCAGCTTCCCCACCTGCAAGAACAAGTGCTCCGCATGCGTTTCGGCATGGATGGAGAAGATCCGATGAGCCTCACAGGGATTGGTCGCATTTTGGGGATGAGCCGCGACCGAGTTCGCAATTTGGAGCGTGATGGCTTGGCTGGATTGCGTCGCGTTAGCGATCAGGTTGAGGCTTACGTTGCCTGCTGATCATTCACCTATTGATTCTTCAATCAGTTTGGTGAGAACTGAGTTCACTTCATTTGGTGCTTCGTCGTGAGCACAATGACCTGCTTGTTCAATGACATTCATTGATTCAATACAAGCAATAGTGGATTTCCAGTTTTTGGCTTCTGCAATTGGTTCCCAAGGATCTTTTTCTCCCCAAATTAGATCGACAGGTACTTTTAAATTCTCCATCAATTGAGGGGCTAAGTGGTCGTCGAAGAGGTTGATAAAGCCTCGAAATGCTTCTGTTGCTCCCTTCCTTTTAGTTGGTTGATAAAGCAAATCGACTAGTTCATTGTCGATGTTTTGACCACTTGGGTAGGCCTGTTTCAAAACGCTGCGAATCACGCCTGGGCGAGCGGCATTACGGAAGAGTGCGGTGCTTAGCCAACGTTGGCTCACCATGGTTTTGAGTAACGGCCGGATCCAACCCATCCATGCTGGTTGTGTTGCTAATTGCTTGTCGTCCATGAGGCGTTGGGCACAGTCGATCAGCACCACCCGCTTGCACAGATCGGGGCCAAGTAGTTGGGCTGCCCGAAGTGCCACTACGCCACCGATTGAGTTGCCAACGAGTATCACCGGTTTGTCGATAACCTCACGACAGAAATCAGCCACCTGTTCGCCCCAGAGATCAAAGCCGTAGTGCACGGCCATGTCGTTTGGTGGTTCCTGTTTCAGCCTTGCTCGAGGTTGATCGCTGCGGCCGAAGCCCAGTAAATCGATCGCATAGGTGGGCGTGAGTTCAGCGAGCACTGGTTGGTTGAAGCGCCAATGGTTAGTGTTAGCCCCAAACCCATGGATTAAGAGCACCGCCTTCGGTGCCATTGGGTCCCCAACCAGTGACCATCCGATCTGGTGTGATTGCCATGCCCATATGTCTTGAATTAGAGGGAGTTTTCTATTCATTTAGGATTCGGGAATGAGTTAAAATGCATTCCTTAGTAAGTTTCAAGGCTGAGAAAGTTACTTGTAAAATTCCTATATAAAAGTTTGGAAACATTGATATAAACGGTATCTAAATGGTGTTCAATTGGTTCTAAGCTGGAATTTTAGCAAGGCTCAATTTTGCAGGATCCCATAAAAGGAACTTTGAACATTGCAACATGGTTCCGAGTGTCAGCGTCGGCACATTTTGTAGAAGGTGTTGATTCTGCTGATGGCAAGCTTCCAAGTTGTAGTTAGGTATCCGCTCACAGAGGTGATGAATGTTGTGGAAGCCAATGCTGGCAGTAAACCACTGGAGTAATGGTGGAAGAACGAGCAGGCTCGAACCTTCTAGAGCACCTCGTATCGGACTCCAACCTTCGCTTGGATTGGCGTAGCTGTTTTCAAAAATGTGCTGCACGTAGAACACATATATCAAGCTGCTGGCCGTTAAACAAAGAACAATGCTGTAAAGGCTGAGGAATAATCCGAAGCCAATCCACCACCCCAGGCAGACCACAGTAATCAAGCTAAATAAATTGCTCAGGCAAAGGTCATTTAATTCCTCTCTTGAGCCCCACATGCGATTCTTTGGGCTGATGAGCCCAACCAAAAGGTCTAGTCTTGGTTTGATCGCTAAGTAGTAAAAACCACCCGGAATAGCCATCAGTGGGTGGTGGGTCGTTTCGTAAATCCTCTGTTCTTTTCGGCTGAGTTTTTGAAATTCGTCCAGGCTCAGGAAATCAGCCACCCCTCGATAGCGTTCCCAGTCGCCGTTAGTTTTGTGGTGATAAGCGTGATCGATCGACCAAGACAGCTGCGGAATCGCATTAACGACGCCCAGTAGGAACCCGAAGATCCGGTTCAGTCTTGCTGTTTCGAACAACGATCCATGACCGCAATCGTGCATCAGTGAAAAACTCCTCAGCGAGAACAAGCTGAGAACGATCAAAAATGGTGGAGTGAGCCAGAGAGACACCGCTGCGGCTTGAAGCATGAGCCACCACAAGAACCCATACGGAATCAATGTGTTGGCAATTTGAAGGAGAGCTCTTGTGTTGCTTCGTTTGCTGAAGGGCTTCAGCGTGAATTCTTGGTATGAGGGTGTTGTCATCACTGTTAAATCGGGGAAACGAATTCAAGAGTCCGGTGTTCCACGAGTCGAATGGCGTCTTGGGGGAACGTTGCTTGAGAATGGAGAGCTACACCTTGGATTGCTGATGTGAGAGCGTCGGCCAACAATGTGTCGTCGGGTTGGTAGGCCTGAATCAGGTGATTTCTGTGCTTAAAAATTAAGCGTTCAGAAGAAGTCCCAGAATGTAATTTCAATAACGATAGAACGGTTTTTGTTGAACCGTTTCGTTGCTCCATCGCTACGCACCGATCACGGCTACGTCTGAGCCGCTTCTGAGCTGGTGGCAGCACCATGGCCGTCAAGAGCCAGCTCAGAAGCCCTGGATGTTCAAATTCGACGGCACTTGGCCTTTGCCTGACGACAGCTTGTCTCCCTATGGCATTTGGGTGGCCGAGGTGATGTTGCAGCAGACCCAGCTGTCGGTGGTGTTGCCTTTTTGGCAGCGCTGGATGGAGACGTTCCCCACTGTCAATGCCTTGGCCACCTCGTCGTTGGAGGAGGTGCGCTTGCAGTGGCAAGGTCTTGGCTACTACTCCAGGGCACGTCGACTTCACGAGGCAGCCCAGCTGTTGGTGGAACTGCCCTGGCCAAGGGATCTCGATGGCTGGATGGCGTTGCCGGGCGTCGGTCGCACCACCGCTGGGGGAATTTTGTCGAGCGCCTTCAACGCGCCAACGCCGATTTTGGATGGAAACGTCAAGCGGGTTCTGGCCCGTCTCCATGCCCATGGGCGGCCGCCGTCCCGCGATCAGCCACGGTTCTGGCATTGGAGTGAGGTCCTACTCGATCAGTCGCGGCCCCGTGATTTCAACCAGGCGCTCATGGATTTGGGGGCAACGGTGTGCACACCGCGCCGGCCGGGTTGTCACCAGTGCCCGTGGAGGGATTCATGCGCTGCTTACGCTTCTGGCGATCCCAGCGACTGGCCCGTGGTCGAAGAGCGCAAACCCCTTCCGTTTCAAGTGATTGGTATTGGTGTGGTGATCAATGAGGCTGGTGACGTCTTGATCGATCAACGCCTGGAGGAGGGACTTCTTGGAGGGATGTGGGAATTCCCCGGTGGAAAGCAGGAGCCGGATGAGCCGATAGAGGCCTGCATCGTCCGGGAGCTGATGGAGGAATTGGGGATCAAGGTTTCAGTGGGGGAAGGCCTAATCACCGTTGACCATGCCTACAGCCATAAGAAACTTCAATTTGTGGTGCATCTTTGTCGTTGGATTTCGGGGGAGCCTCAGCCCCTGGCCAGCCAGCAAGTGCGATGGGTTCGACCGGAGCAATTGAAGGACTATCCCTTCCCCGCTGCGAATGGACGCATCATTGAAGCGTTGCTTGGCAGATTGAATAAGAGCAATCAGCTTGAAGGATCTGGCGAAGGCAGCTGATGGCCGATCCCAATGGTGTGATCTGTTTGGGAGAGGCCTTGATCGATCGCCTTGGTCCCCTCGGGGGTGATTCGGCGTGTGATCAACCTGTCGATGATCGCTTGGGTGGAGCACCCGCCAATGTGGCTTGTGCTTTGGCGCGTCTTGGGACCGCCGTTGCGTTTGTTGGGCGTGTTGGGGGCGATGCAATCGGCGCAGAGTTTCAGCGTCTGTTTGTTCAGCGGGGCGTTGATAGCTCCACGCTTCAACTCGACCCATCGCGTCCGACGCGAATTGTGTTGGTGCGGCGATCTGGCGATGGGGAGCGCCAGTTCCAGGGTTTTGCCGGTGATCAAGGGGATGGGTTTGCCGATCAGGCGCTTCAACCGGTTGCACTGCCCTCCACCGCCTGTTGGCTGTTGGTTGGCACGATCCCCTTGGCATCGCCCCAGTCCGCCCAAGCACTCTTGGACGCTGTGGCCCGAGCGCGATCGCATGGCATTGCGTTGGCGCTGGATGTGAATTGGCGACCCACGTTTTGGAATGCCACCGCGGATCCCGATGCCGGACCCACGCAGGCGGCACGGTCTGCGATTCGTCCCTTGCTGGAGCAGGCGGCGCTGATCAAGTTGGCGCGGGAAGAGGCCCTTTGGTTCTTTGCTGGAGATGATCCCGGTGTGATCTCCTCCGGATTGCCCCAGCGGCCGGATGTGGTTTTGACGGATGGGCCCGCCCCGGTTCGCTGGTGCATTGGCGGTGAAAGCGGAACCCAACCAGCGTTGTCCCCTCCACAAGTAATTGACACCACGGGCGCAGGCGATGCCTTCACCGCTGGGCTCTTGCATCGTTGGTTGGCTCCAGTGACTGAACGACTGCGTTTTGCAGCCGCTTGTGGTGCTTTGGTGTGTGCTGGCGCGGGGGGCATTGATCCCCAGCCCACGGAGGCTCAAGTAGAGGCGTTTTTGGGAGGCGTCAGCTGAGCCCGTCGACCTCCATCGTTGGTGAGAGAGAGCTGTAGCTGCCAAGCCTCCGGAAGGTCCAGGCTGAGCCGTTCTGGCCATTCCACCGCCATGAATGCACCAATGGCTTTGGCTTCTTCGTCTTCCTGCAGAAAGAGATCGTCCGCTGCAGTGGATTGTTCGAGCCGGTAAAGATCGAGATGGATCAGCGGCGGATTCCCGTCCGTGTAGTGCTGAGCCAGGGCGAAGGTCGGGCTGGTGATGGGCTCGCCAATGCCCAGTGCCAATGCGATCCCTTGCACCAACGAGGTTTTGCCCGCTCCTAGGGGCCCTTTCAGCAGCAAAATCGCTTCTGCCGGAAGTCGTTGGGCCAATTCTGCCCCGAGGGCCTGGGTGGCCTCGAGATCAGACAAACGGATGGTCCCATCAGTAAGTTGGCTCCATCGCGAGCCCGAAGCCTCGGGGCCTCTGCAGAGATTCCAGTTCACATTCTCCCTACGGAGCTAGAAAACCATGGTGGCAGCGCCCACAACCGCGACCGAGCTGAAGCTTGGTACTGACTGCGTTATTGCTGATATCAACCTTGCAGCTTTCGGTCGCAAGGAACTTGATATCGCCGAGACCGAGATGCCGGGTCTGATGGCATTGCGAGCGAAGTACGGCAACGAGAAGCCCCTCAAGGGTGCTCGGATTGCTGGTTCTCTCCACATGACGATCCAAACGGCTGTTTTGATCGAAACCTTGGAAGAACTCGGCGCTGATGTGCGCTGGGCCTCTTGCAATATTTTTTCCACTCAAGACCATGCAGCCGCTGCGATTGCAGCGAATGGCACCCCAGTGTTTGCCGTTAAGGGTGAAACGCTTGAGGAGTACTGGGCTTACACCCATCGCATTCTCGAGTGGAGCGACGGTGGTGCTCCCAACATGATTCTCGACGACGGTGGCGACGCCACGGGTCTTGTGATTCTTGGTACCAAGGCGGAGCAGGACATCACCGTTCTCGACAACCCCTCCAACGAAGAAGAAACCTTCCTGTTTGCTTCGATCAAAAAGAAGCTTGCCGAAGATTCCAGCTTCTACAGCCGCACAAAAGCAGCAATCCAAGGAGTCACGGAAGAGACCACTACAGGTGTGGCAAGGCTCTACAAGATGCAAAAGAGTGGGGAGCTGCCCTTCCCGGCGATCAACGTCAACGATTCAGTCACCAAGAGCAAGTTCGACAATCTCTACGGCTGTCGTGAGTCGTTGGTCGACAGCATCAAGCGCGCCACAGACGTGATGGTTGCTGGTAAGCAGGCCCTGGTTGTTGGCTACGGCGATGTGGGCAAAGGTTCTGCCCAGTCATTGCGTGGCCTTGGTGCCACCGTTTGCATTGCAGAGGTGGATCCGATTTGTGCACTTCAGGCGGCGATGGAGGGCTATCGCGTTGTCCGTTTGGACGATGTGGTGGATCAGATGGACATCTTCGTGACGGCCACTGGCAACTACCAGGTGATCCGTAATGAGCACCTGGTGAAGATGAAAGATGAGGCCATTGTCTGCAACATCGGCCACTTCGACAATGAAATTGATGTGGCGTCACTCAAGGATTACAAGTGGGACAACATCAAGCCCCAGGTGGATCACATCACCTTGCCCAGCGGCAACAAAATCATCCTGTTGGCTGAAGGCCGTTTGGTGAATCTTGGCTGTGCCACGGGCCACCCAAGCTTCGTGATGAGTAACTCCTTTACGAATCAGGTGTTGGCTCAAATCGAGCTGTTCACCAAGGCCAACGAGTACGGCAAAGAGGTGTATGTCTTGCCCAAGCACCTCGATGAAATGGTGGCCCGTCTCCACCTTTCGAAGATCGGCGCCAACCTCACGGAGCTCAGCAAAGATCAGGCCGATTACATCAACGTGCCCGTAGAAGGTCCTTACAAACCCGACCACTACCGCTATTGATTTATGTCAGACCCATGGAAGACTTGCGCGGTCACACGCAAGTTCCATGGGATTTTCTGATCTCGTCACCCAGTTGCCGGAACTCATCGGGCAAGCCGTTGAGGCCAACCAGTGGCTGGGATACACCGCAATTTTTGCGGCGATGTTTTTAGAAAACCTGTTCCCACCAATCCCCTCAGAGCTGATCATGCCTCTGGGGGGTTTTTATGTGCAGCAGGGTCAGCTTCAGTTGGTGCCGGTGGTGCTGGCGGGCCTGCTTGGCACGGTGCTGGGCGCCCTGCCTTGGTACGGCATCGGCCGATTGGTGAATGAAGAACGCATCGAGCTCTGGTTGAGCCGCTATGGCGGTTGGATCGGTATTCGTCCGGAAGAGCTGGGCCGTAGCCGAAAGTGGTTTAGCCGCTACGGCACCGCGTTGGTGTTTTGGGGACGGCTCGTCCCTGGCATTCGCACGCTGATTTCGGTGCCTGCGGGTATTGAAATGATGCCCATGACGCCGTTCTTGCTCTGGACAACAGCCGGAAGCTTGATCTGGACGGCCCTCCTCACCGTGGCAGGCATGGTGATGGGAGAGGGTTACAGCAACGTTGAGCTCTGGATCGACCCTGTGTCGAAGGCCGTCAAGGTGATCCTTGTGATTGCAGTGTTGGGTGGCGCCACATGGCTTGGTTTGCGCATTTGGCGCCGCCGTAACTCAGCTGATTAACGCGTTTGAGGCCTCAGAAGGGGATGTCTTCGTCGGAGGCTTGTCCGCCGAAATTACCTCCCGACTCTTGGTTGTCCCGCTTTGAGCCGAGAAGTTCGAGGCGGTCGACACGAATCACTGGTTTGCTGCGCTCTTCGCCGCTGCTGCGGTCGGTCCAGCGATCAAGCTTGAAGCTTCCGATGATTCCCAGCAACGCCCCTTTCTTCACGTAGTCGGCGGCCACTTGGGCTTGTTTCCCCCAGATTTCGAGGTTGAACCAGTCAGGTTCATCATCGCGGCTGCGACGGTTTACAGCCATGGTGAGATTGGCCACCATGCTGCCGGATTCGAAGTAGCGAACTTCGGGGTCGCGGCCAGCACGGCCAACGAGGGTGACGGAATTTACGCCCATTGAAAAATCATCTCCTGATGATGGTTGTCATGATGCGCCACAGATGAAATGGCTGCATTCAAGGAGTTCCACCCGAGCCTCTGGTTGTAACAGGCAGCACCGGATACCGCTCCTATGATCCGTCGACCTTGGCCCCGGTGTCTGTGCTGTTTCGTCGTTTTCAGCTTTCACGTGATATCGGCATCGACCTCGGCACGGCAAACACCCTGATCTATGTATCTGGTCGGGGCATCGTGCTGCAGGAGCCCTCTGTGGTCGCGCTGGATTTAGAGCGTGGCACCACCTTGGCGGTTGGGGATGAGGCCAAATTGATGTTGGGCCGCACCCCCGGAAACATTCGCGCTGTTCGCCCCTTGCGCGATGGGGTGATTGCTGATTTCGATGCGGCCGAGCAAATGCTCAAGACCTTTATTGCCAAGGGCAACGAAGGTCGTGGAATTTTGGCGCCTCGCTTGGTGGTGGGCATCCCCAGTGGAGTCACAGGCGTGGAACGCCGTGCTGTGCGCGAGGCCGGCATGGCTGGCGCCCGGGAAGTGCACTTAATTGATGAGCCCGTAGCGGCGGCGATTGGGGCTGGGCTCCCCGTCACCGAACCCGTAGGAACCATGATTGTTGATATCGGTGGTGGTACCACTGAAGTGGCCGTGCTCAGTCTTGGTGGAACGGTTCTGAGTGAATCCGTTCGGGTCGCGGGCGACGAGATCAGCGATGCCATCGGCGTGTATTTGAAAAAAGTCCACAACATGGTGGTGGGCGAACGCACGGCGGAAGACATCAAGATCCGTATTGGCTCGGCCTTCCCCGATGACGAGTTCGATCAACAATCCATGGATGTTCGTGGCTTGCACCTGCTGTCTGGACTGCCAAGAACGATCAATTTGAAGGCGGGGGATTTGCGGGAAGCCATCGCTGAACCCCTCAACGTGATTGTTGAAGCGGTAAAGCGCACCTTGGAACGCACGCCGCCTGAATTAGCTGCCGACATCGTCGATCGCGGAATCATGCTGGCCGGAGGAGGCGCACTTGTTCGGGGCATCAGCGATTTGATCAGCCACGAAACAGGCATCTTTGTCCACATCGCTGAAGACCCGCTTCTCTGCGTGGTGAACGGATGTGGTCAGGTTTTGGAAGATTGGAAGCGCTTCCAGCGCGTCGTGGATACCCCGGAATTCGTCCGGTCCATGGCCAGCCTCTGAGGAGATGGCCCCTTCGCTCCGGCCTGGTAAAAGCCGTTGGCGCGGGCTTGGTCAACTCAGCCCATGGTTGCTCTTGGTTGCAGGCTTGTTGCTTATTCGATTCAGCAAAGGAGCTGGTTTCACCGATGCCTATGCCCTGATCACGCGTCCTTTTTGGCCCGGCTCAGCCCAGCGTGAATGGATTGTTTCTGCACGAACCGTGGAGGATCAGTCGCGCATGCAATTGCTGGAACAAGACAATCTCCGCTTGCGGGACTTGTTGGAGCTTCAGCGCAATGGATCGCGCCAAGGTGATGTAGGTGCTCCTGTGATTTCCCGCTCCCCTCGGGGTTGGTGGCAACAGCTTGAGCTCGGTAAGGGTGCGCTTCAGGGATTTCAAGCCGGCGATGCAGTGCTCGGTCCTGGCGGCTTGGTGGGTCGAATCGCCAGTGTTACGCCGGCAACGGCACGGGTGCGGTTGCTCACGGCCCCGGGGCATGAGATCGGGGTGTGGCTTCCGCGCTCTCGCAGCCATGGATTGTTGGTGGGCCGCGGCAGTAGTCGCCTTACCTTGCGGTTCATCGATAAAGACCCCAATGTCAGCCCTGGAGATCTCGTCACCACATCTCCAGCGAGCACGTTGCTTCCCCCGAATGTGTCGGTGGGCGTGATTCAGTCGGTGAATGAGCAGGCTGTGCCGGCACCGACCGCGATCGTTCAGCTGATCGCAGCGCCCGAGGCGATCGATTGGGTTCAAGTGCGCACCCGTTGAAGATGGCTCGATTGCATCGACAACCGATTTGTGCGGCCTCGGCCTTGCTCGTGCCCTTGCTGGTGTTGGGTTCCCC
The DNA window shown above is from Synechococcus sp. CC9902 and carries:
- a CDS encoding RpoD/SigA family RNA polymerase sigma factor, with product MAPVATAASKPATSTRSVSVDVDLVRSYLRDIGRVPLLTHEQEITLGRQVQQLMEIETLEAELESRDGAKPARDQLAKAAELSTVQLKRKLQQGHRAKERMVAANLRLVVSVAKKYTKRNMELLDLIQEGTIGLVRGVEKFDPTRGYKFSTYAYWWIRQGITRAIAEKSRTIRLPIHITEMLNKLKKGQRELSQELGRTPTVTELAQFVDLPEDEVKDLMCRARQPVSLEMKVGDGDDTELLELLSGDNELPSDQVEEDCLKGDLRSLLGQLPHLQEQVLRMRFGMDGEDPMSLTGIGRILGMSRDRVRNLERDGLAGLRRVSDQVEAYVAC
- a CDS encoding alpha/beta fold hydrolase — protein: MAPKAVLLIHGFGANTNHWRFNQPVLAELTPTYAIDLLGFGRSDQPRARLKQEPPNDMAVHYGFDLWGEQVADFCREVIDKPVILVGNSIGGVVALRAAQLLGPDLCKRVVLIDCAQRLMDDKQLATQPAWMGWIRPLLKTMVSQRWLSTALFRNAARPGVIRSVLKQAYPSGQNIDNELVDLLYQPTKRKGATEAFRGFINLFDDHLAPQLMENLKVPVDLIWGEKDPWEPIAEAKNWKSTIACIESMNVIEQAGHCAHDEAPNEVNSVLTKLIEESIGE
- a CDS encoding fatty acid desaturase translates to MTTPSYQEFTLKPFSKRSNTRALLQIANTLIPYGFLWWLMLQAAAVSLWLTPPFLIVLSLFSLRSFSLMHDCGHGSLFETARLNRIFGFLLGVVNAIPQLSWSIDHAYHHKTNGDWERYRGVADFLSLDEFQKLSRKEQRIYETTHHPLMAIPGGFYYLAIKPRLDLLVGLISPKNRMWGSREELNDLCLSNLFSLITVVCLGWWIGFGLFLSLYSIVLCLTASSLIYVFYVQHIFENSYANPSEGWSPIRGALEGSSLLVLPPLLQWFTASIGFHNIHHLCERIPNYNLEACHQQNQHLLQNVPTLTLGTMLQCSKFLLWDPAKLSLAKIPA
- the mutT gene encoding 8-oxo-dGTP diphosphatase MutT, coding for MLHRYAPITATSEPLLSWWQHHGRQEPAQKPWMFKFDGTWPLPDDSLSPYGIWVAEVMLQQTQLSVVLPFWQRWMETFPTVNALATSSLEEVRLQWQGLGYYSRARRLHEAAQLLVELPWPRDLDGWMALPGVGRTTAGGILSSAFNAPTPILDGNVKRVLARLHAHGRPPSRDQPRFWHWSEVLLDQSRPRDFNQALMDLGATVCTPRRPGCHQCPWRDSCAAYASGDPSDWPVVEERKPLPFQVIGIGVVINEAGDVLIDQRLEEGLLGGMWEFPGGKQEPDEPIEACIVRELMEELGIKVSVGEGLITVDHAYSHKKLQFVVHLCRWISGEPQPLASQQVRWVRPEQLKDYPFPAANGRIIEALLGRLNKSNQLEGSGEGS
- a CDS encoding carbohydrate kinase family protein codes for the protein MADPNGVICLGEALIDRLGPLGGDSACDQPVDDRLGGAPANVACALARLGTAVAFVGRVGGDAIGAEFQRLFVQRGVDSSTLQLDPSRPTRIVLVRRSGDGERQFQGFAGDQGDGFADQALQPVALPSTACWLLVGTIPLASPQSAQALLDAVARARSHGIALALDVNWRPTFWNATADPDAGPTQAARSAIRPLLEQAALIKLAREEALWFFAGDDPGVISSGLPQRPDVVLTDGPAPVRWCIGGESGTQPALSPPQVIDTTGAGDAFTAGLLHRWLAPVTERLRFAAACGALVCAGAGGIDPQPTEAQVEAFLGGVS
- the tsaE gene encoding tRNA (adenosine(37)-N6)-threonylcarbamoyltransferase complex ATPase subunit type 1 TsaE → MNWNLCRGPEASGSRWSQLTDGTIRLSDLEATQALGAELAQRLPAEAILLLKGPLGAGKTSLVQGIALALGIGEPITSPTFALAQHYTDGNPPLIHLDLYRLEQSTAADDLFLQEDEEAKAIGAFMAVEWPERLSLDLPEAWQLQLSLTNDGGRRAQLTPPKNAST
- the ahcY gene encoding adenosylhomocysteinase → MVAAPTTATELKLGTDCVIADINLAAFGRKELDIAETEMPGLMALRAKYGNEKPLKGARIAGSLHMTIQTAVLIETLEELGADVRWASCNIFSTQDHAAAAIAANGTPVFAVKGETLEEYWAYTHRILEWSDGGAPNMILDDGGDATGLVILGTKAEQDITVLDNPSNEEETFLFASIKKKLAEDSSFYSRTKAAIQGVTEETTTGVARLYKMQKSGELPFPAINVNDSVTKSKFDNLYGCRESLVDSIKRATDVMVAGKQALVVGYGDVGKGSAQSLRGLGATVCIAEVDPICALQAAMEGYRVVRLDDVVDQMDIFVTATGNYQVIRNEHLVKMKDEAIVCNIGHFDNEIDVASLKDYKWDNIKPQVDHITLPSGNKIILLAEGRLVNLGCATGHPSFVMSNSFTNQVLAQIELFTKANEYGKEVYVLPKHLDEMVARLHLSKIGANLTELSKDQADYINVPVEGPYKPDHYRY
- a CDS encoding DedA family protein gives rise to the protein MGFSDLVTQLPELIGQAVEANQWLGYTAIFAAMFLENLFPPIPSELIMPLGGFYVQQGQLQLVPVVLAGLLGTVLGALPWYGIGRLVNEERIELWLSRYGGWIGIRPEELGRSRKWFSRYGTALVFWGRLVPGIRTLISVPAGIEMMPMTPFLLWTTAGSLIWTALLTVAGMVMGEGYSNVELWIDPVSKAVKVILVIAVLGGATWLGLRIWRRRNSAD
- a CDS encoding single-stranded DNA-binding protein, yielding MGVNSVTLVGRAGRDPEVRYFESGSMVANLTMAVNRRSRDDEPDWFNLEIWGKQAQVAADYVKKGALLGIIGSFKLDRWTDRSSGEERSKPVIRVDRLELLGSKRDNQESGGNFGGQASDEDIPF
- a CDS encoding rod shape-determining protein — encoded protein: MLFRRFQLSRDIGIDLGTANTLIYVSGRGIVLQEPSVVALDLERGTTLAVGDEAKLMLGRTPGNIRAVRPLRDGVIADFDAAEQMLKTFIAKGNEGRGILAPRLVVGIPSGVTGVERRAVREAGMAGAREVHLIDEPVAAAIGAGLPVTEPVGTMIVDIGGGTTEVAVLSLGGTVLSESVRVAGDEISDAIGVYLKKVHNMVVGERTAEDIKIRIGSAFPDDEFDQQSMDVRGLHLLSGLPRTINLKAGDLREAIAEPLNVIVEAVKRTLERTPPELAADIVDRGIMLAGGGALVRGISDLISHETGIFVHIAEDPLLCVVNGCGQVLEDWKRFQRVVDTPEFVRSMASL
- the mreC gene encoding rod shape-determining protein MreC, with protein sequence MAPSLRPGKSRWRGLGQLSPWLLLVAGLLLIRFSKGAGFTDAYALITRPFWPGSAQREWIVSARTVEDQSRMQLLEQDNLRLRDLLELQRNGSRQGDVGAPVISRSPRGWWQQLELGKGALQGFQAGDAVLGPGGLVGRIASVTPATARVRLLTAPGHEIGVWLPRSRSHGLLVGRGSSRLTLRFIDKDPNVSPGDLVTTSPASTLLPPNVSVGVIQSVNEQAVPAPTAIVQLIAAPEAIDWVQVRTR